From a single Rutidosis leptorrhynchoides isolate AG116_Rl617_1_P2 chromosome 5, CSIRO_AGI_Rlap_v1, whole genome shotgun sequence genomic region:
- the LOC139850413 gene encoding delta(24)-sterol reductase-like, with protein MSNPVTPSVRSKRKKVWVDYLVEFRWILVVFIVLPMSLTLYILDYLKELKSHLKSYKQRQLEHDENILKVIKRLKKRNPLKDSLICTARKPAVTVGMRNVDYKRARRYEVDLSAFCNILEIDQNRMVAKCEPLVKMGQITRVTVPMNLALAVVPELDDLTVGGLINGSGLEGSSHLYGMFTDTIVAYELILADGRIVRATKDNEYADLFFAIPWSQGTLGLLSCAEIKLIHIKEYMKLTYKPVKGNNIKDLAKRYTDSFTLEFDNHDYDKVPDFVETLVYNRCEAVCMTGKYASKEEANRNWDKVNSIGWWFKPWFYQHAKSALKRGEFVEYIPSREYYHRHTRSYFWEAKLILPFADQWWFRFLLGWMMPPKIPLLKATQFESVRNYYHDMHVLQDLLVPLHKVPDALEWAHHEMEVYPIWLCPHRLYKHPYKTMLYPEPGFEQERRQGDTSYAQMYTDIGLYYSPGPVLRGEVFDGSGAVHRMEQWLIENHGYETQYAVSELSEKDFWKMFNGELYEKCRRKYRAVGNFMSVYYKCKKGRKTEKEIEEAENAKYENAYAELEQPTD; from the exons ATGTCTAATCCAGTAACTCCGTCAGTAAGATCCAAGAGGAAGAAGGTGTGGGTTGATTATCTAGTCGAATTCCGATGGATTTTGGTCGTCTTCATCGTTCTTCCGATGTCTCTTACACTATACATCCTTGATTATCTCAAAGAACTCAAATCCCATCTTAAATCATACAAACAACGCCAACTCGAACACGACGAAAACATCCTAAAAGTGATTAAAAGATTAAAGAAACGAAACCCGTTAAAGGACAGCCTTATATGTACAGCCCGAAAGCCTGCAGTGACAGTTGGCATGCGAAATGTGGACTACAAACGAGCTAGGCGTTATGAAGTTGACCTTTCGGCTTTTTGTAACATTCTTGAAATAGACCAAAACAGAATGGTTGCAAAATGTGAGCCGTTGGTGAAAATGGGACAGATCACTAGGGTTACGGTTCCAATGAACCTAGCCCTAGCGGTTGTACCCGAGCTCGATGATCTGACTGTTGGTGGGCTCATAAATGGAAGTGGGCTCGAAGGTAGCTCGCATTTATACGGTATGTTCACTGATACTATTGTTGCGTACGAGTTAATCTTAGCAGACGGACGAATCGTTCGTGCTACAAAAGACAACGAGTATGCTGATCTTTTTTTCGCGATACCATGGTCACAAGGGACTCTAGGTTTACTTAGTTGTGccgaaattaaacttatacacattaaaGAATACATGAAGTTAACATATAAACCTGTAAAAGGTAACAATATAAAAGATCTAGCGAAAAGGTATACCGATTCTTTCACACTTGAATTTGATAATCATGATTATGATAAGGTGCCGGATTTTGTTGAAACGTTGGTTTACAATCGCTGTGAAGCGGTTTGTATGACTGGGAAATACGCGTCGAAAGAAGAAGCAAATAGGAATTGGGACAAAGTGAATAGTATTGGTTGGTGGTTTAAACCATGGTTCTATCAACACGCGAAAAGCGCGTTAAAAAGGGGTGAATTCGTTGAGTATATACCGAGTAGAGAGTATTATCATAGGCATACGCGGAGTTATTTTTGGGAAGCGAAGCTAATTCTTCCGTTTGCTGATCAATGGTGGTTTCGGTTTCTGCTTGGTTGGATGATGCCACCGAAAATACCTTTACTTAAGGCTACCCAATTCGAATCGGTTCGAAATTATTATCATGATATGCATGTCCTTCAAGACTTGCTTGTCCCTTTACATAAGGTTCCTGATGCCTTAGAATGGGCACATCATGAAATGGAG GTGTACCCTATTTGGCTCTGTCCACATAGACTATACAAGCACCCATATAAGACCATGTTATATCCTGAACCCGGGTTCGAGCAAGAACGCAGGCAGGGTGATACCTCATACGCCCAGATGTACACAGACATTGGACTCTATTATTCACCTGGGCCCGTTTTGAGGGGTGAAGTCTTTGATGGGTCAGGTGCAGTTCATCGAATGGAACAGTGGTTGATCGAGAACCATGGGTACGAGACACAGTATGCTGTCAGTGAACTCAGTGAGAAGGATTTTTGGAAAATGTTTAATGGTGAGCTTTACGAAAAGTGTAGAAGGAAATATCGGGCTGTCGGGAACTTTATGTCCGTGTACTACAAATGCAAGAAAGGTAGGAAGACCGAGAAGGAGATTGAAGAAGCCGAAAACGCGAAATATGAGAATGCGTATGCAGAACTTGAGCAGCCAACTGATTAG